The following DNA comes from Micromonospora chokoriensis.
GGCGGGTCGAACGGTGGTGCGACACTCCCAGCACCGGCGGTACGGCGATCGACAACACCGGGACCATCTACCTCAGCGACGTGCAGCGCAGGCGCATCCTCACCGTCGCTCCGGACGGCAGCGTGCGTACCCTCGTCGCCGACCCTCGGCTGGTCTGGGTGGACGCGATGTGGCTCGACGCCGAGGCCCGGCTCTGGATGCCGGCGGCCCAGTTGCACCGGACCGCCGGGCTCAACGACGGGCGTTTCGCGGTCGACTACCCGGTGCACGTCTACCGGATGCCGGTCGCGGCCGGGCCGCCCCTACTGGACCACTCCTAGCTGACAGACGTCGATATGCTGCCGCGTATGCATCGAAGTCGCGTCTACGCCCTGCTGATCGACGCCCCCGCGGCGGAGGCCACCCGGGCTGCGGAGTTCTGGTCCGCCGCGCTCGGCGTCAGCACCCGGACCCATCCGGCGGAGCCGCAGTACGTCGGCCTGCACGAGGCGCTGCCGGGGCTGGTCTCCGCCGTCCAGGCAGTCGACGACGAGCCCCGTCTCCACCTCGACATCGAGACCGACGACGTGCCGGCCGAGACCGCGCGGCTGATCGGCCTGGGCGCCACGGAGGTGTCCCGGTGGCTCGAGTGCCGGACCCTGCGGGCGCCCGGCGGTCACCTGCTCTGCGTGGTGCCGGTGGAGAGCCCGCCGGAGCTCTTCGCCGCCGAGGCCCGCACCTGGTCCTGACGGTCGGCCGTGCTGACCCGCCCGTTGGGTGAGCTTCCGGCAACATACATCAGGTGCCTGCTCGTCGGGCCTGAGCCCAACGACACCGTGGCCACGCTGCTGGGCAGCGACACCTGGCGACTGGTCACCATGGACACCGGCCGCTGGCCGATGTTCTCGCAGCCCACCGAGCTGGCCCGGATCCTGGCGGCGCAGGCTGACTGACGGCGTCGGGCGCGTGAGTGGCGCGCGGCGCACCCGGGCCGCCGACGACGCGGTGTCGCCGTCGTCGACAGGGGTGCGTCGTCCAGCCGGCCCGACGGGTAGGACGTCTGCGGCTGCGAGGTGCCCACCCGGGGTGCGCCGCCCCGGGGTGTCCCGCGCCATCGAGGTCAGGGGGTCTGGTCGTCCAGGGTTTTGATCTGACGCACCGGCGACGCGACGAGCCAGAGCACGGCGAGCACGCCCCCCAGCCCGGCGATGGCCAGGGTGGGCCGCAGCCCGATGGTGGTGCCCAGCGCGCCACCGACCAACGCGCCGAGCGGTCGGACGCCGTAGTTGACGGCGCTGTACGCCCCGGCCCGGCGTCCTCGCGCCTCGTCGGGTGTCACGGCGGTGAGCAGGGCGTTCAGGTTGACGTCCATCAACATCACGCCGATG
Coding sequences within:
- a CDS encoding VOC family protein; its protein translation is MHRSRVYALLIDAPAAEATRAAEFWSAALGVSTRTHPAEPQYVGLHEALPGLVSAVQAVDDEPRLHLDIETDDVPAETARLIGLGATEVSRWLECRTLRAPGGHLLCVVPVESPPELFAAEARTWS